The following is a genomic window from Zerene cesonia ecotype Mississippi chromosome 13, Zerene_cesonia_1.1, whole genome shotgun sequence.
AGTAATAGCTAAAtggatgattttattaataagatatcctgatttttgttaaaggcTTGCTTAGACATGGATTTGTACATCACCGACTCACTCCAGGACATGCTGGACATggacataaaaaatgaaatagcaACAGATTTAAGCAGCATAACAGATTTTTCCGTTAGTATTTGTTTACTGTTATACCctataaaatgatatacaaCATCTGTTATGAAACtaacacaaatatttgaattacagGATTCATTAGGATTAAATTTCTCAGAAATGCCGCCCTTACTCGATATGGACACAGATAATTCTGTAACGTGGCTCAATAATTCCTCGTCGAGTTTCGTACACAATCTAGATTTATACGGAAGCGAGGCCAATGCAGTGATGGTAAATCCAAATTCAGTAATGCCGTCCACATTTGCCGAAACTCCTGTAAAAAGCGTCGTTAAAGAAGAAGCTTCCAACTTGTTATTAACATCTGCTGCGAACAATGATCTAAACCAGAGCACGACACTGTCGAGTccaaaagaagaaaaaagtcatttaacattttcacCAAACGCAATTAAAGTAACGAAACCGCAAGAAGATGACACGACGTCGAGAAAACAATCCGAGGAAGCTACGCAGATGGTTATATACGTGCGAAAACAAGACAAGAATGTTGTTAAAGATTTGTTAAAAGATCTAGACACTAGTAAGGTGAAGTTAAACACGGGCTCAACGGTAACGCCTCTGACACGAATAAAGACGAATCAGGgtgaaattattaaagtgaATAACAAGAACTGTTCAATATTAAACACTAGCCATAAGATAACGCAACAAATAGGTGCTAAGACAATAATTTCGGGTAATATACACATACTGGACGCTCAGCAATCTAGGACAATTTTAGCGAATGGTAATAAAAATCAAGCgacaatattaattgataattcgTCGCTGAGTAATAGTAGGCAAATAATAAAGACATCAGTCGGTGGCACATATACAGTAGAAAACAGTCAAGcgaaatatgtaaatactactagtaataaaaataataatgctgtGGGAGAGTTTCCCAAGCCTGCCTATTCGTATTCCTGTTTAATAGCGATGGCGCTGAAGAATTCTAGAACGGGAAGTCTACCTGTTTCTGAgatctataattttatgtggtaagtttttctttaaaattccTCATTTATACTCGttatgttttgtaattaataaacagagagtttttaaagaaaagtgTTTTTGTTCTTCATTGAAAAATCTTGATAACATagtgatgatttttttttccagtCAACACTTTCCATACTTTAAAACTGCTCCTAATGGTTGGAAGAATTCTGTGAGGCATAACTTAAGTTTGAATAAATGCTTcgaaaaaattgaaaaaccaTCAAGTAATGGTAGTCAACGAAAAGGTAATATaaggaaattgttataaataaataaatatcaagaaTACTAATTGAAGAGTAGAaaggattaatttaattaaaaattatctgtttCTTTTAGGGTGTTTATGGGCTATGAACCCTTCGAAAGTGGGCAAAATGGATGAAGAAGTTCAAAAGTGGTCGAGGAAGGATCCTCAAGCCATCAAGAAAGCTATGATTTACCCTGGTAAGTGacaaaatcttaatattagttattttaaaactcacAAGGATTCCAAGGGAAAAAACAGTAGTTTTGTTTGTTccaatttttcaaaacaatgcGATGTCTTATAAAGTAACTCACGTGTTCTTACTTTCCTTTATTCGAATTCTTTAGaagaatttttacaaaaacgttAACTGACAACACTTGGTAAAAAGGCATTGTTGGGACAATTACAAGCACCATATTCTGCCTTATTCAGTTTTATGGTTTCTTGTTTAGTAATGTACTCGTGGAGGAAACAATTTATGACTTTTCGTGTATAAATTAAGTTGTTTCACGCATTAACTAACATTATCTTTTAGcagcatatttttatcaacttatctacttttaaaaaatatgtggcatataaaattctcatttcaTAATGCAATGTATCAACTTTATTCTCATTCACAATTCCTATTAAACACGAGAGAATCGGTTAAATCCTTGGGATTTATCttgtaacaaaaccaaaaaaaaaaatatctgaatTAAATCCTTCTTCATTTCGCTTTTAGGAACATCGGTACTTAGGACGagttcaaatgaaaataaataataaattatattattgtcaaTGAAAGTTAACAAACACCCAAAGAACGACACGTGCACTATTTTCTTATCTTCAattcaaatatgtatacaacAAACACATTTCATATCGTTATCTTATGTTATTGAAACCTTTTAATTGCGaacaataacaatgaaatttcAGACAGTCTAGAAGCACTAGAACGCGGCGAGATGAAATATTCCGGTTTCGGCAGCGATACAGAGGCGGAGGATGACGCTGATGTTGATGGTGACCCTGATCTCGATCCAGACCTGGAGATAGACCCTGAGGTCAAGGAGGAGGTGGAACATGAAGACACCTTGGTGGAACAGGTAGTTCCTTCATACTTGTACGATTTGtctataaaaagcaataataaaatttattggagCTCTTCGTGTATactcaaatgttatttttatttcagctaGAACTGTAGAAGTGTGTTATGTCccaaaaaaattaagcttTAATAAATCACCTATGTGAACcttgttttctttatactgtatattgttaatttgCGCTGTTAAGTCATCAACATTACggatattgtttaaaatactataaattgcTGATTAACCAACAGTAAACAAAAAAGGTCACAATGGACATCtgcaaataaagttaaaaaatgtgcattatttgtttatcctCTGTGAGTGACCTCACGAGAATGTAAATGTGATCGAGCCAATGTCaagaataaatgtaaataaattttgaattgtcCCGCACgatattgacatttattttttaattattattataaataatactgtaCTAAAGGTACGCCTACATTTTATAAGCTAATATcagtttgttattaataacaacacatataggataaaaatatgatgCGTCATAGCTATACGTATCGCGTTacagtttttgtttcttaCGATGTAATTAAATCTCGAATAAGTATCAGTAAGCTGATactatgtttcttttttattaaaaggaaaatatttaattaattcatgatTTATATTCTTACGTTTATATACGTCAAAACAACTATTACTATTCATGCATTTTTATCATCAATACTACCTACTAATAATACCTTTTCAAACATTTCTTAGTTCgaattagtatattatttatattgatgataaaaaaatacttactaatttttataactaaccacataaatataaaatttgcacTCATTAGTTACACCTGATTTAGAtgcaaactaaaaaataagttaatatgCAATTACAAATATCTTAGACGTAGTCATAAGCGTATTATATACGTGGAGAGATATCATCGCTCAAAGTTTTTCAGTACTAAATACCGTTTCTTAACTCTGAGAAAAATTACCTACTGCTTTCTATTCACTCTTAAATAATCAccttcgttttttatttatttactttattatttgttttcaggAAGTATCAGACCAAGAGTTGGAAGTTGAGGAAGTAGTGGAAGGCACGGGCATGGTGGGGACATACCGATTGCTGGCCGGCGGACCCGCGCTCTCTTATGTTACTGATGATTGTGTTGATGAACCCAGTGATGTTGaggtaagaaaaaataatattttcgattcaatttttttcagaTTTTGGTACATAATCTTCTAATATCTTAACAAACAGagaataaatagtatttgGTTAGATTCCTTATTCAATTCTTATCCTCCTGAAGCAGAAGGGGTTAAATATGCCTATAAGATGGTTTCGTCATGGTTTCATGTACTTAGCGTACATGAAAGTCAATTATTGGGGATTGGATCCCTGTCTAATATTTACACCTACCAAAATGTTGGGAAATTTTTTACTCCGGAAGCAGTcgaatatgtacataatttcaATCCGATAACTTTAGTTACCATATTccacaaaataaatgattcgATTTCAACCATTATACAATCATGTTGTGTTGTTAAGGAAGAAATCATTTATCAGTCACGGTGTAGTTAAAaccataaaaacaattatgttttCTCCTCTCCATTTTTATGatcttattatttcattcataaggtttaatgttattttattctctttCCATAGGTGCTCGACCAATCTTACGATGATATCGACATCGATGAAATGAAACCCGTCAAACTTGATCTGTCTTTTACGGAAAACTATACGAGTGAGTATTCGAGTACTGTGCAAGCTTTCGTCCTTGTCTACCTTCTTGTAGACTTCCTAATTGTGTGTaacagaattaatttttacaaatattgaagCACTATGTttctgcttttttattttccttatattCATTATCTGTAGCTGTTATATAAATGAGGATATTCATATCGACacagtaaaaattttacatactaTCGAATAAgcaatttcattgttattgttatactaAAGAATCTCTGACATTTCCTTGTTGAACaaagtaaattttcattacaataaagATAACATTGATAATACTGTGACTGAATTTGTCTCGTTGAAAATGGCTTGACATCAAAATACGATGACAAACACTGATAAAATGTTGAGTATACTATGGAATTTCTATTTTCCGATACATGCTAATAGCTCTTACAACAAAAGGCTCATTTGGTTAACGCCGTGACAATAGGTTTAGAGACCAAGTAAACAACAGCTCTGATATCTGATCATATCTGATctatacctactaatattgatTCCATCATACGAATgtcacatttaaattgtaacaaaattttcatagcATAGTGGCTAACATgctaatataacatatttcatgAAAGTTTTCAAGTATTGTAATTACTGAAATTTAACCATAATTGATATTCACACGTCATTTGTcctcaatattaataaagaaaggaGAAAAGATGAATCTTGattgtaatgttaatatttggTTCCAGTCCAACCAGCCAAACGAGCGAAGACAAGCTTCATCTACCAGCCACTGACGCCGCAGTCGCACACGAGCCGGCGGAAAACGCCGCTCGTCAACCGAGTCGCATTAGTTTAATTAGCATTTAATCAAATTGTGATCAAACGGAGTCCCCTCCTTATAGCATTAAGTAATTGTGGATGTGTATGGTTTGATAACTGTTGTGATAGTGACACGGAACACTTGTTACATAATGTACACTAAAATGTCTCGTGATGTCCTAATTTTGAGTATTGTGTCGACAATTTTCGGTAGTTGGTAAGTAGGATTACATATTGTGAGTACAAAacttgaataaaacattttgctaCTCTGTTCGTACTTTTTTTTACACTATGTAGTGTTAGGGATAGTTTAATTCATTAAGTAATGTTTCGTGAATATCGTATTGTAGGAAGAACTATAGCGGGTATTTTACTAAAGATCCCACcgcttgtaaatattaaatgtaattgctTTGTTGACGCTGGCAGTTTATGTCGACTAGGCATTTCTGAatccaatataatattatgtccatATTGTCACTTTAAATGTATTCtctaaa
Proteins encoded in this region:
- the LOC119831422 gene encoding uncharacterized protein LOC119831422, which translates into the protein MCEIQDYSIEHKDIYVHKYSACLDMDLYITDSLQDMLDMDIKNEIATDLSSITDFSDSLGLNFSEMPPLLDMDTDNSVTWLNNSSSSFVHNLDLYGSEANAVMVNPNSVMPSTFAETPVKSVVKEEASNLLLTSAANNDLNQSTTLSSPKEEKSHLTFSPNAIKVTKPQEDDTTSRKQSEEATQMVIYVRKQDKNVVKDLLKDLDTSKVKLNTGSTVTPLTRIKTNQGEIIKVNNKNCSILNTSHKITQQIGAKTIISGNIHILDAQQSRTILANGNKNQATILIDNSSLSNSRQIIKTSVGGTYTVENSQAKYVNTTSNKNNNAVGEFPKPAYSYSCLIAMALKNSRTGSLPVSEIYNFMCQHFPYFKTAPNGWKNSVRHNLSLNKCFEKIEKPSSNGSQRKGCLWAMNPSKVGKMDEEVQKWSRKDPQAIKKAMIYPDSLEALERGEMKYSGFGSDTEAEDDADVDGDPDLDPDLEIDPEVKEEVEHEDTLVEQEVSDQELEVEEVVEGTGMVGTYRLLAGGPALSYVTDDCVDEPSDVEVLDQSYDDIDIDEMKPVKLDLSFTENYTIQPAKRAKTSFIYQPLTPQSHTSRRKTPLVNRVALV